AGGGCCATGGCGAGGATGAATCCGGCGCGCCGACTCATGCCGCACGCTCCTGGCCGAACAGGCCGCGCCAGCCTTCGCAAAGGCCCTGGCGCAGCGCCTTGGATGGCAGGCGATGACCATAGGCCAGGGCCTGCCAGTGCTGGGTGAGCAGGCGACTGTAATCTTCCAGGCTCTGCTGGCCGAGGCCGGCAACCAGGCCGAGCACTTCCCCTTCGGTGTGCGATTGCTTCAGCGGCAGCCGGTGCTCGTGCAACAGGTGGCTGAGCAGGGCGCGGTAGAGCAGGCCCAGCGCCGCGCGCGGTTGTTCGGCCCAGAGCCGCTCGGCTTCGCTGGCGACGTCATCGGGCAGGCTCTCCGGGGCCAGCTCCAGGCCGAAGAGTTGCTGCGGTGCCACCGGTCGGCGCCGCGTCTGCAGACCGATGCGCTCGCCAAAGGCCTGCAGCCACTCGCGATAGCGCCACAGGATGAAAGCCAGCAACGCGGCCAGCGCCGCCCACAGCAGCACTTCGAAGATCTGCGCGACGATATCCAGACTCTTCCACCACTCGCCCAGCTTGAGCAGGTTCCTGAGCATGTCGAGGAAGGCTTCGACGTCTTCCGGGTTGGCTTCCTCGGCAGGCTTTTCTTCGCCCAGACGCCAGCGCGTGACGGTTTCGCGGTGCTGGAAGGGCGGTTCGTCGAGCAACGCTTCGATGCTGGCGCGGGCTGCCTGGCTGGTCAGCGGTTGCTTGAGCAGGCGAGGCGCATCGGGGCCTTGCGAGTCGCTCGGCTCAACTTCTTCGCTGACGATCGGCAGCGTGTCGGCCCAGGCCTTGTCGGGCAACTGCGTCAGCAGCAGGGCGCAACCGAGCAACAGGGCGTAGGCGCTGCCGGTCAGACGCTGGCGCAGACGGCGGAAGGTCAGCTCGATATCCCAGGCTTCCAGGGCGGTACGGCGGTTGAGATAGAGGGTGAAGCCGCAGGCGACATAGACCGGCTCCCAGAGGATCAGCAGCAGCACGTAGAGCAGGTTGGAAAGGTGCTCCAGCCAGAGCCACTGACCGTTTTCTGCGGCGATCAGACTTTCCCAGCTCCAGTCCAGCTCCATCTGTTGCGGCAGCATCATGTAGAACAGGGCGATCAGGCCCATCCACAGCGCTATTTCCAGATGCACACCGACCAGCGTCAGCCAGGTAGCGGCGCCGCTGTCACGCTGGCCGAGGACTACCAGGCGCTGACTGCGCGGTCGGCCGGAAAGACCTTCGAGCTGCTGCACGGGGAGGTCGAAACTGCGTGTCGGGCTGAGACGGCGCCAGGTCAGGCTGGCCAGCAGTTGCGGCCACAACAGTTTTGGCAGTGCGCGCAGAGACTGCTTCAGCGAGGGCGTATTGCCGAACAGCGCCTGCGAGAGGATGTACAGCGGCAGTCGCTCATAGGCCGGCTTGAGCCACCAGAACAGAACGATGGCCCAGCCCGGGTACTGCCAGAGCAGGGCGCAGAGCAGGGCGAACACGGGCAGGGTGACCAGTGCCCAGCTGGCCATCAGCAGGCCTGAGTGACGCCGGGCCAGCAGTACGCCGAGATCGATGGCCTCCCAGGCACTGCGCGGGCGGATGGCGACGCTGGCTTCAGTCAGGCGCATGCTGCCTCCGCCCGGCCAGTAGCAGATAGCCCAGTACCAGCACCCAGAGACCGACACCGACGATGTACTTGATGTTCGGACTGGCGAAGGTGGTGGACGACCAGAACGCTTCGATGAAGGCGGCCAGCAGCAGGAACAGGATCACCCCGCAGACCAGCTGAATCGCCGTGCCGGCCGCCAGGCGCAGGGCTTCGCCACGGGGCAGGCGGCCGGGGGCGAGCAGCGCCCATCCGAGCTTGAGACCTGCGGCGCCGGCCAGGGCTATGGCGGTCAGCTCGAAGGCACCGTGACCGATGACGAAGGACCAGAACGGCTCGCCATAACCGATGCGCGTCAGGTGGCCCGCCACGGAGCCGATCATCAGTCCGTTGAACAGCAGGAAGAACAGGCTGCCCAGTCCCAGCAGCAGACCGCTGGCGAAGGTCTGAAAGGCGATGCCGATGTTGTTCATGATGTAGAAGCCGAACATCACCCAGTCATCGCCGGAGCCCCGTTCGCTGAAGCGGCCGAGGCGGCGCGCGTCGGGATCGTACATGCGCTCCATCTCGCTGACCTGATCGGGGCTGACCAGGCTGAAGATCAGCTCGGGATAGAGGTAGGTCAGCAACCCCATCAGGGCCAGGCTGCCGAAGAACAGCAGGCTGGCCGCGCAGACGCTGCGCCATTCGCTGCGTACCAGGCGTGGGAAACCGCCGAACAGGAAGCGGACCATCTGCGCACCGAGGTGGCTGCGATGACGATAGAACTGCTGATGGCCGCGCATCGCCAGCTGTTGCAGCTGGTCGATCAGGTGACTGCTGTAACCGCGCGCCTGGGCCAGGGCCAGGTGCTGGCAGAGTTGTCGATAGCGGGCGGCGAAGCTCTGACAGGCCTGCGCCTCGGCCTTGCCGCGCTCGAGTGCGTCGAGCAGGTCGTTGAAGACATCCCAGTCAGGCTGATGGCGACTTTCGAACAGGCTCTGCTTCACGGTGCACTCCCCAGCAGGCCACGGGCAATACCATTGAGGCGCGGCTCGGCCTGCTCTGCAGGAACCTGCAACGGTTCGGCCAGAAGCGCAGCCAGTTCTGCTCTGCGTGCTGCGGACAATTGGCTGCCACGTTCGGCGAAACCGAGGATCGCGCGCTGCTCACCCAGGCTAAGCGGGAAGGGCGCGGATAGTGGTTCGGCGTCGGCGAGCTGCGGCTTGCTCAGCGGCGCGTCGCGATAGACCACCAGAGTACCGGCGGCAATATCGCCGAGGCGCTTGAACGCCGGATGGTTCAGGCAGCTGATGATGCCCAGGGTGTAACCGAACGGCAGGATGTCGACGAAGCGCAGCAGGTTGCGGGTCAGTGAAGCGGCCCAGCCGATGGGGGTGCCGTCATCGTGCACCACACGCAGACCGAGCATCTGCTTGCCGGGGGAGCGGCCCTGATTGAGCACCTCGAACAGCACCATGTACCACCAGGTCACCAGAAACAGCAGGATGGTGCCCAGACCCATGCCGAACTGACCGAGCAGGGCGAGAACAATGAACATCAGAGCGAGGATCAGGCCGCGAATGACCAGGTCGATGGCGAACGCCAGGGCGCGCGGAACCAGTCCGGCAGGTCGCAGATGCAGATCGATACCTTCCGGCGTTTCGATCTGATAGCGGGTGTCCAGAGGTGGCTGGGGGGATGAAAGGATTGCGCTTGAGCGTGAGGGCATCGGCGGACTGCATCAAGGAAAGCCCGATGCTAGCGAGCAGCGGGCTACGAACGCAACCGGGCCAGTGTTCTGGCCCGGGTGACGTCGGTTTATTGAGCGGCCGGCAGCACGCCGAATATGGTGCGATACAGCACACCCATGGCCACCACCATCAGCGGGATGGTCCACACCAGACCGATGCCCAGCGGGATGGCACTGACCATGACGATCAGACCGAGCACGATGAACAGACCGAATACCTTGAACCAGTGCTGGGTGATGGCCTTGCGCGAGGCTTCCAGCGCCTGCCAGGGCGACAGGCCGCGTTCGACCACCAGCGGGATGGCCAGCAGGTAGGCGACGCCCAGATAGATGCCAGGGATCAGCAGCAGGAACATGCCTAGATAGATCAGCAGCATCATCACCACCGCCGTGATGATCAGCGGCACGGTGCGGCCGAAGTGGCTGAAGATCTCGTTGAAGCTCAGTGGCTGCTCGGCGGCACGGCGAATGCCGACCATGTTGATGCCGGCCATGAAGGGGTAGGCCAGCGCCGACGCCAGCAGCGAAATCAGGATCTCGCCGACGAATACCAGAGCGATGCTGTCGCTCAGCGCACCGAAGATGCCAACGACGCCGCCGAGGATGAAGGTGGCAGCCAGAAGCACCACGTAGAACACCAGAAAACCACCGATGATGATGCCCTTGGTGCCCTTGACCTTGCTCCAGGACTCGCTCAGCAATTCGCCGATGCTGAAGTCGTAACCACGTGCCAGGGCCTCTTCGATGCTCGGTACCTGACCGGTAGGCGACTGTTGCAGGTCGCTGGCAGGTGCGGCATAGGGATTGGGGGTGATCACGTCACTCATGGCTGCGTCCTTGTACAGAGTGGGGGAAGGAGCACCAATGCTAATGGTTACAGCATTATTCTCAAGTGCAGTGCATCCGTTCATGCGGTGCCTGTGCGCTGGTTCATGCTTTGCCGGCGGTGCGGCGAGTCCGGAGGTCGATGATAGACTGCCGGCAATTTTGCCTTGGCCATGGAGCCGCCGATGACTTCCAGCATCTTCTGGTACGACTACGAGACCACCGGTATCAATCCGCGTTGTGATCGTCCGTTGCAGGTGGCGGGGATCCGCACCGACGAGGCGCTGAACGAGATTGGCGAGCCGCTGAACATCTACTGTCGGCCCAGCGACGACATCCTTCCCCACCCGGCTGCCTGTCTGGTAACCGGCATCGATCCGCAGCGTCTGCTGCAACAGGGTCTGGACGAGGGCGAGTTCATGACCCGCGTGCATGCCGCGCTCTCGGCACCGGGGACCTGTGGTGCGGGCTACAACAGCTTGCGCTTCGATGACGAGGTGACGCGCTACAGCCTCTATCGCAACTTCTTCGACCCTTATGCGCGCGAGTGGCAAGGCGGCAACAGTCGCTGGGACCTGATCGATCTGGTGCGTACCGCCTATGCGCTGCGGCCCGAGGGCATCGAGTGGCCTGAAGAAGAGGGGCGGGTATCGCTGAAGCTGGAGCGTCTGACCGAGGCCAACGGTATCGATCACGGTCAGGCACACGATGCGTTGTCCGACGTACGCGCGACCATTGGCCTGGCGCGCCTGCTGCGTGACCGGCAGCCTCGGCTTTACGATTTCCTCTATCAGTTGCGCAGCAAGCAGCGGGTCATGGATCAGATTCGTCTGCTGCAGCCGGTGTTGCATATTTCCGGACGTTTTTCCGCAGCGCGTCACTACCTGGCGCCGGTATTGCCGCTGGCATGGCATCCGCGCAATCGCAATGCACTGATTGTCTGCGACCTGCAGGCCGATCCGTCGCCCCTGCTGGAGCTGGATGCCGAGACCCTGCGCAGCCGCCTCTACACACGCCGCGAGGACCTGGCCGAGGGCGAGACGCCGGTACCGTTGAAATTGCTGCATATCAATCGCTGCCCGGTGGTGGCGCCGCTTTCGGTTCTGCGCGAGACGGATCGTCAGCGTCTGCAGCTGGACTGGTCGAGCTGCGAGCGCAATATGGAGGCACTGAAGAGCGGACAGCCGCTGTGGCAGGAAAAGCTGGCTGCCGTCTACCGTGAAGAATCCTTCGCAGGCAGTGGCGACCCTGAGCAGCAGCTCTATGACGGCTTTATCGGTGATCGTGATCGTCGTTTGTGCGAGCAGGTGCGCAGCGCTCAACCGCAGTCCCTGGCAAGCGACAAATGGCCATTCGACGATGCGAGACTACCGGAGTTGTTGTTTCGTTATCGCGCGCGCAACTTTCCCGAGAGTTTGTCGCCTGATGAGCGTCAGCGCTGGGTGGAGTTCTGCCGGCAACGGTTGAGCAATCCGGAGTTCGGTGCTCCTAATACGCTGGCGCAGTTTCACGCGGCGCTGGAGCAGTTGCGTGCCGACTGCAGGCCCGAACAATTGCAACTTCTGCAGCAGTGGCAGGCATATGCAGAAACGCTGCGTGCGCGTTTCGCCTTGGATGAGGTAGCTGTCTGAGTCGTATGAATAGGCTTGAACGGCGCGGGTGCGCCGATTCCGTTCGTCTGTTATCTGTAAGCCAAGTGCAGGTGGCGGGAACTTTTCGCAGGGAAATTATTGCGGCAGTCGATTTGCTTGGCCTGTAGTCAATTGGGCATGGCTAATTGCTATCACGTATTGCCCAAAACTGTCTTGTGTTCGAAGCGTAAAAAATATCGACAATAAAAAACGCCAGCATGGCTGGCGTTTTGCGGTGTAGCGCGGACGTTAGCCCAGCAGGGTGGCCCAGCCTTCGACGACGTCTGCGCCCCACTTGGCTTTCCACTCTTTCAGAGTCTTGTGGTTGCCGCCTTTGGTTTCGATGACTTCGCCGCTGTGCGGGTTCTTGTATTGCTTGACCTTGCGTGCGCGCTTTGTAACGGCCGGCTTGCTGGCTCGTGCGCCTTTGGTGCTTTTGGCATCCGGGTCGAGCAGAGCGATGATGTCGCGCAGCGACTTCTGATATTCACCCATCAGAGTGCGCAGCTTGCCTTCGAACTCCAGTTCTTTTTTCAGTTTGTCGTCTTGCGACAGGTTCTTCAGGCGCTCTTGCAGTTCTTTGATGGCTTCTTCTGTAGCGCGGTATTCATTGATCAGCGACATGGGCATACCTTGGCGTGAATAATTTTTGATTGTGAACAGTGGGCTAATAATAGTCAGGCACTAATAGCAAGTAAACAGCGGGTAATGAAATTACTACGGCGCAATGCAACCCTTTGTGTCGATGAGAGCTGAATTAAATCGACTGTTGCAATTAGACGGACAAGTATCCAGTGCTCTGGAACAGTGCATTACGCGGCGGATTGAACGTGGGCGTCTGCGCTCACGGCCTACTGCAGTTTTGCCGCCATGCCGCTAGAATGGCCGGCTTTATGCGCCGCCATTGGGATTTTCGTTATGCGCACGTTCAGATTGGTCATTTCCTGCCCCGACCGCGTCGGCATCGTTGCCAAAGTCAGTAATTTCCTCGCGACCTATAACGGCTGGATTACCGAAGCCAGTCACCACTCCGATACGCAGAGTGGCTGGTTCTTCATGCGTCACGAAATTCGTGCCGATTCTCTGCCGTTCGATCTGGATGGTTTCAAGCAGGCGTTCTCGCCCATCGCTCGCGAGTTTTCCATGGACTGGCGCATCACCGACTCGGCGCAGAAAAAACGCGTGGTGTTGATGGCCAGTCGGGAGTCGCACTGCCTGGCCGATCTGCTGCATCGCTGGCACAGCAAGGAACTCGACTGCGAGATTCCCTGCGTGATCGCCAACCATGACGATCTGCGCAGCATGGTCGAATGGCACGGCATTCCCTACTTCCACGTACCGGTCGACCCGACGGACAAGGCACCGGCTTTCGCCGAGGTGGAGCGTCTGGTCAAGGAGCATCGCGCCGATGTCATTGTCCTGGCGCGCTACATGCAGATCCTGCCTCCAGCGCTGTGCGCGGAATTCTCCCAGCGAGTGATCAACATTCACCACAGTTTCCTGCCGTCCTTCGTTGGCGCCAAGCCATACCACCAGGCGTCGATGCGCGGTGTGAAGCTGATTGGTGCAACATCTCATTACGTTACCGAAGAACTGGATGCCGGCCCGATCATCGAACAGGATGTAGTCCGCGTTACCCATCGCGACGACATCGAGGAGATGGTGCGCCTGGGCAAGGACGTGGAGAAGATGGTTCTGGCCCGTGGGCTACGCTATCACTTGGAAGACCGAGTGCTGGTGCACGACAACAAGACGGTGGTGTTCGACTGATCTTGCTGCGTGGGCCGGCCCGATGTACGTCAGAGGAGAATGCCCATGCTCAAGTCGATCAAGGTGCGCGATTACATGACTCGCCATCTGGTGACCTTTCGCGTCGAAACCGATCTGTTCAGCGCGATTCGCCTTCTGCTGGAGCACCGCATTTCCGGTGCCCCGGTGGTCAATGATCATGGCGAGCTGATCGGTTTGCTGTCGGAGGGCGACTGCCTGAACGGCATCCTCTCTGGTGCCTACTACGAGGCGACCGGGGGCACGGTCGGCGCCTACATGACCCGGGCGGTGGAAACGGTGTCCCCGGAAACCGACATCATCGAGGTGTCGCAGCGTTTCCTACGGGGGCGCCGCCGGCGCTTTCCGGTCGTCGAGGAAGGGCGCCTGGTCGGGCAGATCAGCCGCAGCGACGTGCTGCGGGCGGTCAAGGCCTTCGCCCAGCGCGACAACAACGCGCCCAAGGAGGCCAGTTGAACGACGATCCATTGGAGCGGGCAACAGCCAAGGCGCCGCCAACGCTCGGTGAGGGCTGCGTGCGCCGTTTTGACCCCGAGGCGCTGAGCGATTCGGCCGGCACCGATTTCGCCGGTGCTGCCGAACTGTGGCGCAGGCAGCAGGAAAATGCGGAGGAAGACCCCGGGCAGGACGCCTGAGGTTGGTTCGTTGCAGGCGCGAATGGGTTCGCGCCTGCCGCAGCTGCCGTGTCAGATGCGGAAGCTGTCGACCAGATGCTTGAGGCGTGCCGCCTGCTGCTCCAGGTCGGCGCAGGCACGCAGGGTTGCCTGCAGATTTTCCACACCCTCCTGGTTGAGAGTGTTGATCTCGGTGATATCCATGTTCAGGGATTCGATCACCGAGGTCTGTTCCTCGGTGGCGGTGGCTACCGACTGGTTCATCCCGTCGATTTCGCCGATGCGCGTGGTCACCGTGCCGAGGCGTTCGCCTGCCTGGTTGGCGATGGCCACGCTTTCCTCGCTGTAGCGCTGGCTTTCGGTCATGGTGGTGACCGACTCGCGCGAGCCGACCTGCAGCTCTTCGATCATCGTCTCGATTTCCTGCGCCGATTCCTGGGTGCGGTGGGCCAGGTTGCGCACCTCGTCGGCCACCACGGCGAAGCCGCGGCCCGCCTCACCGGCGCGTGCCGCCTCGATGGCTGCGTTGAGGGCCAGCAGGTTGGTCTGCTGGGAAATGCTCTTGATCACTTCGAGGATCTGACCGATATCCACGGTCTTGCTGTTGAGGGTTTCGATCTTGCTGCAGGCGTCGCTGATCTTCTGCGACAGATCGTTCATCGAGCGAATGGCCTGCTGCACCACCTGACCGCCGTCCTCGGCCTCGTGGCGGGCGTCGGTTGCCTGTTTCGAGGCTTCAGCGGCGTTGCGGGCAATCTCCTGGGCGGCGGCGCCGAGCTGGTTGATCGCCGCTGCCACGCTGTTGGTGCGGCTGGCCTGCTCGTCGGAGTTGGCCATCGAGGAATTGGAGGCGCCGAGTACCAGCTTGGCGACTTCGTTGACCTTGGTGGTGGTCTGGGAAACCTCGCGGATGGAGCTGTGGATGCGCTCGACGAAGCGGTTGAAGGAGCTGCCCAGTGCTCCGAACTCGTCCTGGGAGTGGATGGTCAGGCGCTTGGTCAGGTCGCCCTCGCCCTGAGCGATGTCCTCCATGGCCCGGCCCATGGCATACAGTGGCTGCATCAGCACGCGCAGCAGCACACCGAGCAGGGCAATGATCAGGATCACGGCGATGATCGTGGCGATGATCGCGGAGGCGCGGAACTCGGTGAGCATGGAGTAGGCGCTGGCCTTGTCCACGGACAGCCCGACGTACCAGTCCACCGACGGCAGGCCGGTGATCTGGCTGAAGGTATAGATGCGCGAAGCGCCGTCGAGGCTGGCCTCGCTGATGGCGCTGCTGATCTGCGGGGTGTCCTGCGCAAAGACCTCCTTGAGGTTCTTCATTACCAGGGACTGATCCGGGTGCACCAGGATCGTCCCGTCGCGGCTGACCAGGAAGGCGTAGCCGATGCCGTCGAGCTGCAGCGCGCCGAGGATATCGGTCAAGGTCTTCAGGCTGAGGTCGCCACCGACGATGCCGACCGAACCGGCCGGAGCTGCGATGGTGACGGTCAGGCCATTGCTGCCGGCATCGACATAGGGTTCGGTGAGTACGGAGCCGCCGGCGTTCCGGGCTGCGTTGTACCAGGAACGTGTACGGGGATCGTAATCGGACGGCAGTTCATCGTCAGGGCTCTGGAAGAAGTCGCCCGATGTGGTGCCCAGGTAGATGGAGACGAAATTGCTGCCGAGGGTTTTCTGCCTCAGTACCTGAAGAACCGCTGTTTCGCTGCTGTCGTGGCCGATGGTCTCGGCGGTGTTTTCCACTAGCAGGATGCGCCCGGAGAGCCAGTTGCGGATATTGCCGGAGGTGACGTCGCCCATCTCGCGCAGGTAGCTTTCCAGGTCGTCGCGGATGGCGTTGCGCTGCAGGTAATCGTTGTAAAGGCTGAAAAGGGTGAAGGCAGCCACCACGACCAGCGATGCTGCGAGAAGGATCTTGTGGCGAAACTGCAGGTTCTTTGTCATTTCGAACATTTCCGAAGATTTTTGAGGCGGTCTGGTTGGCGTCATCCGTCACGCACAAGAAGGTTCCGGGAAAACTGGGGTGAAAAGGCGTGATTCGCTATCGTCCTGCTACTAGTATCGGTTCAATAGCATTAAAGCTTTAGCCGGGGAGATGGCAAGATGCCTTTAGTTGCGCAGTTGGTGTTGGGGGCCGGCGTTGACGGTCAGTCTGTGGGGCAGCCGCTGCGGCTGGCCAACCGTCATGGTCTGATTGCCGGTGCTACCGGCACGGGCAAGACCGTTACGTTGCAGCGTCTGGTGGAGAGCTTCAGCGATGCCGGCGTCGCGGTATTCGCCGCTGACGTCAAGGGTGATCTGTCCGGACTGGGCGCCGCCGGTGCACCGCAGGGCAAGATTGCCGAGCGTATCGCCAGCATGCCATGGCTGAATCATCAGCCACAGGCCTACCCGGTGACGCTGTGGGACGTGCATGGTCAGAGCGGGCATCCTTTGCGCACCACGCTCAGCGAGATGGGCCCGCTGCTGCTCGGCGCTCTGCTGGAGCTGACCGACAGCCAGCAGGCGGCGCTCTATGCGGCTTTCAAGGTAGCTGATCGCGAGGGGCTGCTACTGCTCGACCTGAAGGACCTGAAGGCGCTGCTCGGTTACCTCAAGGATAATCCGCAGGTGCTCGGAGATGATGCCGCACTGTTTACCAGCACTTCCGCACAGGCCTTGCTGCGTCGTCTGGCAGGTCTCGAGCAGCAGGGCGCGGAAGCGCTATTCGGCGAGCCTGCATTGCAGCTCGAAGACCTGCTGCACCCGGATCGCGACGGCCGCGGGCGTGTGCATCTGCTGGATGCCTCGCGTCTGGTGCATGAATCTCCCAAGGTATATGCAACCTTTCTGCTCTGGCTGCTGGCCGAGCTGTTCGAGCAGTTGCCGGAGCGTGGCGATGCCGACAAACCAGTGCTGGCGCTGTTCTTCGACGAGGCCCATCTACTCTTTCAGGGCACACCGAAGGCGTTGCAGGAGCGCCTGGAGCAGGTGGTGCGGTTGATTCGCTCCAAGGGTGTCGGGGTGTATTTCGTTACCCAGTCGCCGGGCGACCTGCCGGATGATGTCCTGGCTCAGCTGGGGTTGCGCATCCAGCACGGCCTGCGCGCCTTCACCGCCAAGGAGCAGAAGGCCCTGCGCGCGGTGGCCGACGGTTTTCGCCCGAACCCGGCATTCAATACGCTCAGCGTGCTGACGGAGCTGGGCATAGGCGAAGCGTTGGTCGGAACCCTGGAGGAAAAGGGCACGCCGGCGATGGTTCAGCGTGTGGCCATTGCCCCACCGCAGTCGCGTGTTGGACCTCTTGCCGACCTCGAGCGTGCGGCACTGGTGCGCCAGTCGCCGCTGGCGGGGCGCTACGACAAGCCTGTTGATCGTGAGTCGGCCTATGAACTGCTCACTGCCCGTGCGGCTCAGGCCTCCGTTGAAGCTCCGGCGAAGCCGAGCGCGAAGACCAAGGCCGCTGCCCAGGAGCAGGGGCTGGGGCAGATGGCGGGTGATTTAATCGGCGGCGCTATGAAAAGCGCTTTGCGTCAGGCCGCCAACCAGCTTGGCCGGCAACTGGTGCGGGGACTGATGGGGTCGCTGATGGGGAGCAAGAAGCGTTAGAACCCGCCGACTGCAGCTGCGGTGGGCGCAGCTGCAGTGCCTTGCACTATTGCTCGGCGGTCGCTTCCTGTTGCTTCTGACGTTCTTTCTCGATCTTCTCGATTTCTTTTTCGAAGGCCTGGTCGAGCAGGCTGGGTTTCTTGCGCCAGGGTTTGCGGTCAGGGTCCGGCTGAGCGGCGTAGGTAATGACTTCTCCGCCGTAAACATCCTTGTAACGCTGCGCCTGGCGCTCGAGTTCGGCGCGCAGTTCGTCTTTCGTCACGTGTTTTACCTGTATGTTGTGACCGACCCACACGACACGTGAAACGCCTGGTTTCACTGCAGCGGTCAGGAATCGATCAGGGTGCTTTGCTTGGCAAGCGGACGGTTATGCAAAGTTTGCGCTTTGCATCGTCTACTTTTTCTTCGCTACTTATCTATCTGTAAGTTTTTTGCGAGAAAAGTTGCATTGTGCAACTGGCGATCATTATCTCCAACGTCCTCTGAAAGTCCAGCAGTCAGTCTGCCAGTGCCTGATAGTGCAAGCTGAAACTCAGTTGGCAGCTTTGTCCGGGAGCCAGTAACTGCAGACCTGGACGCTGTGGCAGATGATGTGCATTGACCGGGTGAGTCACGGGCTCGAAGCAGAAGAAGTTCTGCTCTTGCGGGCAGAACAACAGAAATACATCACAACCCTGGGCAGTGCAGACGAGTTGATAACCGGCGTCCTGTTGAATGATGCGGGCTTCGCCGGGCCATTGGGTGAAGGCATTGTCGACAAGTTGCTGCGGCAATAATGTTGGCTCGTCGAAGTTCCAGGCCTGGGGGCGTGCTACCCACTGACGGGAAAGTTTGTCTTCGCCACATAACCAGACGCCCTCGGCTTTCGCCTGTATCCGAGTGTGTGCATTGCGTGGCAGATAGGGATGCAGGCCGAGTCCATACCAGCTGGGCTGTTCGCCAAGATGGGTGGCCTGTAACGTCAGGCGCAGGCAGCCATCTGCGAGTTGGACATGCAGAGTGGCGCGGTAGGGGAACGGCGACTGGCTATCGAGTTGCAGGCTGGCGCTGTCGGATGTCACGGCGACTACCTGCCAGGGCTGTTGCCAGGCGGTGCCGTGAATCGGCAG
The sequence above is drawn from the Pseudomonas sp. Z8(2022) genome and encodes:
- a CDS encoding DUF4129 domain-containing protein: MRLTEASVAIRPRSAWEAIDLGVLLARRHSGLLMASWALVTLPVFALLCALLWQYPGWAIVLFWWLKPAYERLPLYILSQALFGNTPSLKQSLRALPKLLWPQLLASLTWRRLSPTRSFDLPVQQLEGLSGRPRSQRLVVLGQRDSGAATWLTLVGVHLEIALWMGLIALFYMMLPQQMELDWSWESLIAAENGQWLWLEHLSNLLYVLLLILWEPVYVACGFTLYLNRRTALEAWDIELTFRRLRQRLTGSAYALLLGCALLLTQLPDKAWADTLPIVSEEVEPSDSQGPDAPRLLKQPLTSQAARASIEALLDEPPFQHRETVTRWRLGEEKPAEEANPEDVEAFLDMLRNLLKLGEWWKSLDIVAQIFEVLLWAALAALLAFILWRYREWLQAFGERIGLQTRRRPVAPQQLFGLELAPESLPDDVASEAERLWAEQPRAALGLLYRALLSHLLHEHRLPLKQSHTEGEVLGLVAGLGQQSLEDYSRLLTQHWQALAYGHRLPSKALRQGLCEGWRGLFGQERAA
- a CDS encoding stage II sporulation protein M, with the protein product MKQSLFESRHQPDWDVFNDLLDALERGKAEAQACQSFAARYRQLCQHLALAQARGYSSHLIDQLQQLAMRGHQQFYRHRSHLGAQMVRFLFGGFPRLVRSEWRSVCAASLLFFGSLALMGLLTYLYPELIFSLVSPDQVSEMERMYDPDARRLGRFSERGSGDDWVMFGFYIMNNIGIAFQTFASGLLLGLGSLFFLLFNGLMIGSVAGHLTRIGYGEPFWSFVIGHGAFELTAIALAGAAGLKLGWALLAPGRLPRGEALRLAAGTAIQLVCGVILFLLLAAFIEAFWSSTTFASPNIKYIVGVGLWVLVLGYLLLAGRRQHAPD
- a CDS encoding RDD family protein; the encoded protein is MPSRSSAILSSPQPPLDTRYQIETPEGIDLHLRPAGLVPRALAFAIDLVIRGLILALMFIVLALLGQFGMGLGTILLFLVTWWYMVLFEVLNQGRSPGKQMLGLRVVHDDGTPIGWAASLTRNLLRFVDILPFGYTLGIISCLNHPAFKRLGDIAAGTLVVYRDAPLSKPQLADAEPLSAPFPLSLGEQRAILGFAERGSQLSAARRAELAALLAEPLQVPAEQAEPRLNGIARGLLGSAP
- the sbcB gene encoding exodeoxyribonuclease I, with the protein product MTSSIFWYDYETTGINPRCDRPLQVAGIRTDEALNEIGEPLNIYCRPSDDILPHPAACLVTGIDPQRLLQQGLDEGEFMTRVHAALSAPGTCGAGYNSLRFDDEVTRYSLYRNFFDPYAREWQGGNSRWDLIDLVRTAYALRPEGIEWPEEEGRVSLKLERLTEANGIDHGQAHDALSDVRATIGLARLLRDRQPRLYDFLYQLRSKQRVMDQIRLLQPVLHISGRFSAARHYLAPVLPLAWHPRNRNALIVCDLQADPSPLLELDAETLRSRLYTRREDLAEGETPVPLKLLHINRCPVVAPLSVLRETDRQRLQLDWSSCERNMEALKSGQPLWQEKLAAVYREESFAGSGDPEQQLYDGFIGDRDRRLCEQVRSAQPQSLASDKWPFDDARLPELLFRYRARNFPESLSPDERQRWVEFCRQRLSNPEFGAPNTLAQFHAALEQLRADCRPEQLQLLQQWQAYAETLRARFALDEVAV
- the mvaT gene encoding histone-like nucleoid-structuring protein MvaT, which encodes MSLINEYRATEEAIKELQERLKNLSQDDKLKKELEFEGKLRTLMGEYQKSLRDIIALLDPDAKSTKGARASKPAVTKRARKVKQYKNPHSGEVIETKGGNHKTLKEWKAKWGADVVEGWATLLG
- the purU gene encoding formyltetrahydrofolate deformylase, with product MRTFRLVISCPDRVGIVAKVSNFLATYNGWITEASHHSDTQSGWFFMRHEIRADSLPFDLDGFKQAFSPIAREFSMDWRITDSAQKKRVVLMASRESHCLADLLHRWHSKELDCEIPCVIANHDDLRSMVEWHGIPYFHVPVDPTDKAPAFAEVERLVKEHRADVIVLARYMQILPPALCAEFSQRVINIHHSFLPSFVGAKPYHQASMRGVKLIGATSHYVTEELDAGPIIEQDVVRVTHRDDIEEMVRLGKDVEKMVLARGLRYHLEDRVLVHDNKTVVFD
- a CDS encoding CBS domain-containing protein; amino-acid sequence: MLKSIKVRDYMTRHLVTFRVETDLFSAIRLLLEHRISGAPVVNDHGELIGLLSEGDCLNGILSGAYYEATGGTVGAYMTRAVETVSPETDIIEVSQRFLRGRRRRFPVVEEGRLVGQISRSDVLRAVKAFAQRDNNAPKEAS